A single window of Myripristis murdjan chromosome 21, fMyrMur1.1, whole genome shotgun sequence DNA harbors:
- the cers6 gene encoding ceramide synthase 6 isoform X1, with product MAGILAWFWNERFWLPHNVTWADLKNTDEATFPQAEDLYLACPLAFCIFMIRLVFERFIARPCAMGLKIQANGPQKAQPNAILEKVFTAITKHPDEKRLEGLSKQLDWDVRTIQRWFRQRRNQEKPSTLARFCESMWRFTFYLYIFTYGVRFLKKTPWLWNTKECWYNYPYQPLTVDIHYYYILELSFYLSLLFSQFTDIRRKDFLIMFLHHLATISLITFSYVNNMARVGTLVMCLHDAADVLMEAAKMANYAKCHALCNLLFAMFAILFISSRLGVYPVWILNTTLFESWEIVGPYPSWWVFNLLLILLQLLHSFWSYLIVKTACRAISKGKVGKWNPLHVSKDDRSDIESSSDEDDSPPTNQKHHSNATNGTNKAHGTNGYLTGAPCPDEH from the exons ATGGCCGGTATTTTGGCGTGGTTTTGGAACGAGAGGTTCTGGCTCCCTCATAACGTAACCTGGGCTGActtaaaaaacacagatgaggcAACATTCCCGCAAGCCGAGGATCTTTATCTGGCGTGTCCTTTAGCCTTCTGCATCTTTATGATACGGCTGGTTTTCGAAAG GTTCATTGCAAGACCATGTGCTATGGGCCTGAAGATCCAAGCCAATGGGCCGCAGAAAGCACAACCTAATGCCATTTTGGAGAAGGTTTTCACTGCTATAACCAAG CATCCAGATGAGAAGAGGCTGGAGGGCCTGTCCAAGCAGCTGGACTGGGACGTGCGGACCATCCAGCGCTGGTTCCGACAGCGCCGCAACCAGGAGAAGCCCAGCACTCTGGCCCGCTTCTGTGAAAGCAT GTGGAGATTTACATTCTACCTGTACATATTTACCTATGGAGTACGCTTCCTTAAAAAG acTCCGTGGCTGTGGAATACTAAAGAGTGCTGGTACAACTATCCTTACCAG CCACTGACTGTGGACATCCACTATTACTATATTCTGGAGCTGTCTTTCTACCTGTCCCTACTCTTTTCCCAATTCACAGACATCAGGAGGAAG GATTTCCTGATCATGTTCCTGCACCACCTGGCAACAATCTCCCTCATCACCTTCTCTTATGTTAACAACATGGCACGAGTGGGAACATTGGTCATGTGTCTCCACGATGCTGCCGATGTGCTGATGGAG GCTGCCAAGATGGCCAACTACGCCAAGTGCCACGCACTTTGCAACCTCTTGTTCGCCATGTTTGCAATTCTCTTCATAAGCTCCAGGCTGGGAGTCTATCCTGTCTG GATTTTAAATACCACCTTGTTTGAGAGCTGGGAGATCGTAGGGCCCTACCCATCCTGGTGGGTGTTCAACCTGCTTCTGatcctgctgcagcttcttcacTCCTTCTGGTCCTACCTCATAGTGAAGACGGCCTGCCGAGCCATCTCCAAAGGAAAG GTGGGAAAATGGAATCCATTACAT GTGTCTAAAGACGACCGCAGTGACATCGAGTCCAGCTCTGATGAGGATGACAGTCCTCCAACCAATCAGAAGCACCATAGCAATGCTACTAACGGGACCAACAAAGCTCACGGCACCAACGGGTACCTGACAGGAGCCCCTTGTCCGGACGAACACTGA
- the cers6 gene encoding ceramide synthase 6 isoform X2 encodes MAGILAWFWNERFWLPHNVTWADLKNTDEATFPQAEDLYLACPLAFCIFMIRLVFERFIARPCAMGLKIQANGPQKAQPNAILEKVFTAITKHPDEKRLEGLSKQLDWDVRTIQRWFRQRRNQEKPSTLARFCESMWRFTFYLYIFTYGVRFLKKTPWLWNTKECWYNYPYQPLTVDIHYYYILELSFYLSLLFSQFTDIRRKDFLIMFLHHLATISLITFSYVNNMARVGTLVMCLHDAADVLMEAAKMANYAKCHALCNLLFAMFAILFISSRLGVYPVWILNTTLFESWEIVGPYPSWWVFNLLLILLQLLHSFWSYLIVKTACRAISKGKVSKDDRSDIESSSDEDDSPPTNQKHHSNATNGTNKAHGTNGYLTGAPCPDEH; translated from the exons ATGGCCGGTATTTTGGCGTGGTTTTGGAACGAGAGGTTCTGGCTCCCTCATAACGTAACCTGGGCTGActtaaaaaacacagatgaggcAACATTCCCGCAAGCCGAGGATCTTTATCTGGCGTGTCCTTTAGCCTTCTGCATCTTTATGATACGGCTGGTTTTCGAAAG GTTCATTGCAAGACCATGTGCTATGGGCCTGAAGATCCAAGCCAATGGGCCGCAGAAAGCACAACCTAATGCCATTTTGGAGAAGGTTTTCACTGCTATAACCAAG CATCCAGATGAGAAGAGGCTGGAGGGCCTGTCCAAGCAGCTGGACTGGGACGTGCGGACCATCCAGCGCTGGTTCCGACAGCGCCGCAACCAGGAGAAGCCCAGCACTCTGGCCCGCTTCTGTGAAAGCAT GTGGAGATTTACATTCTACCTGTACATATTTACCTATGGAGTACGCTTCCTTAAAAAG acTCCGTGGCTGTGGAATACTAAAGAGTGCTGGTACAACTATCCTTACCAG CCACTGACTGTGGACATCCACTATTACTATATTCTGGAGCTGTCTTTCTACCTGTCCCTACTCTTTTCCCAATTCACAGACATCAGGAGGAAG GATTTCCTGATCATGTTCCTGCACCACCTGGCAACAATCTCCCTCATCACCTTCTCTTATGTTAACAACATGGCACGAGTGGGAACATTGGTCATGTGTCTCCACGATGCTGCCGATGTGCTGATGGAG GCTGCCAAGATGGCCAACTACGCCAAGTGCCACGCACTTTGCAACCTCTTGTTCGCCATGTTTGCAATTCTCTTCATAAGCTCCAGGCTGGGAGTCTATCCTGTCTG GATTTTAAATACCACCTTGTTTGAGAGCTGGGAGATCGTAGGGCCCTACCCATCCTGGTGGGTGTTCAACCTGCTTCTGatcctgctgcagcttcttcacTCCTTCTGGTCCTACCTCATAGTGAAGACGGCCTGCCGAGCCATCTCCAAAGGAAAG GTGTCTAAAGACGACCGCAGTGACATCGAGTCCAGCTCTGATGAGGATGACAGTCCTCCAACCAATCAGAAGCACCATAGCAATGCTACTAACGGGACCAACAAAGCTCACGGCACCAACGGGTACCTGACAGGAGCCCCTTGTCCGGACGAACACTGA